In the genome of Kitasatospora cathayae, one region contains:
- a CDS encoding phage tail protein I: MTRGAVPGLPSPHPIGELLPALFADDDLAQRFTAGLDTVLAPVFATLDNLPAYFRPRLAPADFLDWLASWLAVDVDPAWPEQVRRAVVERAVELHRWRGTRRGLVERLRLVLGAGTEITDGGGVSWTTTSGGAAPLPAPGGEVLIRVWPLGGAGLDEEQVLSVVRAGCPVHLSCRVEILPGPPGRAEG; encoded by the coding sequence ATGACTCGCGGCGCCGTCCCAGGGCTGCCCAGCCCGCACCCGATCGGCGAGCTGCTGCCCGCGCTGTTCGCCGACGACGACCTCGCCCAGCGCTTCACGGCCGGCCTGGACACCGTCCTCGCCCCCGTCTTCGCCACCCTGGACAACCTGCCCGCCTACTTCCGGCCGCGCCTCGCGCCGGCCGACTTCCTGGACTGGCTGGCCTCCTGGCTCGCGGTGGACGTCGACCCGGCGTGGCCGGAGCAGGTGCGCCGTGCGGTGGTCGAGCGCGCCGTGGAACTGCACCGGTGGCGCGGCACCCGACGCGGACTCGTGGAGCGGCTGCGCCTGGTGCTGGGCGCCGGTACCGAGATCACGGACGGCGGCGGGGTCTCCTGGACGACCACCTCCGGCGGCGCGGCACCGCTGCCCGCACCGGGCGGTGAGGTGCTGATCCGGGTCTGGCCGCTGGGCGGTGCGGGGCTGGACGAGGAGCAGGTGCTGTCCGTCGTCCGGGCCGGCTGCCCGGTCCACCTGAGCTGCCGGGTCGAGATCCTGCCCGGTCCACCCGGACGAGCGGAGGGCTGA
- a CDS encoding putative baseplate assembly protein, with the protein MALPSPNLDDRRFQQLVDEAKRYVQQRAPEWTDHNVSDPGVTLIETFAYLVDQLLYRLNRVPEKNYAAFLDLLGIRLFPPAAARAEVDFWLSAPQPETVLLRAGTEVSTLRTETDDAVVFATTEDLPIVPSALERLVTVSAAGEQSDATARLADGADVPCFQPRPAVGDAVLFALPAVVPRCILAVRLDSRVEGVGVDPRQPPLAWEVWDGARWIGCETGSDTTGGLNRPGEVVVFVPAGHTASVVAGRRAGWLRCRVTEPRPGQPFYSESPTVRRAEVFTIGGTATAVHAQSVTDAPLGTSEGVAGQRFRLARPPVLLDGGPPVVEVAAGDGWQPWTVVEHFGDSAPTDRHVVLDATTGEFHLPPAVREPDGSLRAFGAVPPKGARLRVPHYRTGGGTAGNVARNTITVLRSSVPYVARVDNREAARGGVDGETVENAKLRAPHQLRLQERAVTAGDFELIARQAAPSAARVSCVPAADGGAGAVRVLVVPDAVADEGERLRFEQLIPDEQVLAAVATALDERRLIGTRILVQPPTYQGVTVVARLTTRATDPDRVREATLDALYRYLNPLRGGADGSGWPFGRAVQYGEVFAVLQRVAAVAGVEELRLFPADPITGRRGAPAERVEVPPDALVFSHQHQIVVTAAAEDGAS; encoded by the coding sequence ATGGCACTGCCCTCCCCGAACCTGGACGACCGCCGCTTCCAGCAACTCGTCGACGAGGCCAAGCGCTACGTCCAGCAGCGCGCGCCGGAGTGGACCGACCACAACGTCTCCGACCCCGGCGTCACGCTCATCGAAACCTTCGCCTACCTGGTCGACCAACTGCTCTACCGGCTGAACCGGGTGCCGGAGAAGAACTACGCCGCCTTCCTCGACCTGCTGGGCATCCGGCTCTTCCCGCCCGCCGCGGCCCGCGCCGAGGTCGACTTCTGGCTCTCCGCCCCGCAACCCGAGACCGTCCTGCTGCGGGCGGGCACCGAGGTCTCCACCCTGCGGACCGAGACCGACGACGCGGTGGTCTTCGCCACCACCGAGGACCTCCCGATCGTCCCCAGCGCGCTGGAGCGGCTGGTCACCGTCTCCGCCGCGGGCGAGCAGTCCGACGCCACCGCCCGGCTCGCGGACGGCGCCGACGTGCCGTGCTTCCAGCCGCGCCCGGCGGTCGGCGACGCCGTGCTGTTCGCCCTGCCCGCCGTGGTGCCGCGCTGCATCCTGGCCGTCCGGCTGGACAGCCGGGTGGAGGGCGTCGGCGTCGACCCGCGCCAGCCGCCGCTGGCCTGGGAGGTGTGGGACGGCGCGCGCTGGATCGGCTGCGAGACCGGCAGCGACACCACCGGCGGCCTCAACCGGCCCGGCGAGGTGGTGGTGTTCGTACCCGCCGGACACACCGCCTCGGTGGTCGCCGGCCGCCGGGCCGGCTGGCTGCGCTGCCGGGTCACCGAGCCGCGCCCGGGCCAGCCGTTCTACTCCGAGTCCCCGACCGTCCGCCGGGCCGAGGTCTTCACCATCGGCGGCACCGCGACCGCCGTCCACGCCCAGAGCGTCACCGACGCGCCGCTCGGCACCTCCGAGGGCGTCGCCGGCCAGCGCTTCCGGCTCGCCCGGCCGCCCGTCCTGCTCGACGGCGGGCCGCCGGTGGTCGAGGTCGCGGCCGGCGACGGGTGGCAGCCGTGGACGGTCGTCGAGCACTTCGGCGACTCAGCGCCCACCGACCGGCACGTGGTGCTCGACGCGACCACCGGCGAGTTCCACCTCCCGCCCGCCGTCCGGGAACCCGACGGCAGCCTGCGCGCCTTCGGCGCGGTGCCGCCCAAGGGCGCACGGCTGCGCGTCCCGCACTACCGCACCGGCGGCGGAACCGCGGGCAACGTCGCCCGCAACACCATCACGGTGCTGCGCAGCTCCGTCCCGTACGTCGCCCGGGTGGACAACCGCGAGGCGGCGAGGGGCGGGGTCGACGGCGAGACCGTGGAGAACGCCAAGCTGCGCGCCCCGCACCAGCTGCGCCTGCAGGAACGCGCCGTCACCGCCGGGGACTTCGAGCTGATCGCCCGGCAGGCCGCGCCCTCCGCCGCCCGGGTCAGCTGCGTGCCCGCCGCCGACGGCGGGGCCGGGGCGGTGCGGGTGCTGGTGGTCCCCGACGCGGTGGCGGACGAGGGAGAGCGGCTGCGGTTCGAGCAACTCATCCCCGACGAACAGGTGTTGGCCGCCGTCGCGACCGCCCTCGACGAGCGGCGGCTGATCGGCACCCGGATCCTCGTCCAGCCCCCCACCTACCAGGGCGTCACCGTGGTCGCGCGGCTCACCACCCGCGCCACCGACCCCGACCGGGTCCGCGAGGCGACCCTCGACGCCCTGTACCGCTACCTCAACCCGCTGCGCGGCGGCGCCGACGGCTCGGGCTGGCCGTTCGGCCGGGCGGTGCAGTACGGGGAGGTGTTCGCCGTGCTCCAGCGGGTGGCCGCCGTGGCGGGGGTCGAGGAACTGCGGCTGTTCCCGGCCGACCCGATCACCGGACGCCGGGGCGCCCCCGCCGAGCGGGTCGAAGTCCCGCCGGACGCGCTGGTCTTCTCGCACCAGCACCAGATCGTGGTCACCGCGGCCGCCGAGGACGGGGCGTCATGA
- a CDS encoding GPW/gp25 family protein, with the protein MSVNFIGRGWAFPLRVNATGGIGMVERDREIAEAIRLILGTAPGERPMRPEFGCGIHEYVFAPGDSTTAGRIAREVRIALERWEPRIGVDDVVIAFDRVDEGTLYIDVHYTVRATNDRRNLVFPFYTIPESPAVVSPEGVS; encoded by the coding sequence GTGAGCGTGAACTTCATCGGCCGGGGCTGGGCCTTCCCACTGCGGGTGAACGCCACCGGCGGCATCGGCATGGTGGAGCGGGACCGGGAGATCGCGGAGGCCATCCGGCTGATCCTCGGCACCGCGCCCGGCGAGCGGCCGATGCGCCCCGAGTTCGGCTGCGGCATCCACGAGTACGTCTTCGCCCCCGGCGACAGCACCACCGCCGGGCGGATCGCCCGCGAGGTGCGGATCGCGCTCGAACGCTGGGAGCCGCGGATCGGCGTCGACGACGTGGTGATCGCCTTCGACCGCGTCGACGAGGGCACGCTCTACATCGACGTCCACTACACCGTGCGGGCCACCAACGACCGCCGCAACCTGGTCTTCCCCTTCTACACCATCCCGGAGTCCCCGGCCGTGGTCTCCCCGGAGGGGGTGAGCTGA
- a CDS encoding PAAR domain-containing protein, translated as MPPAARTGDPTDHGGILATPPPGALKVETVLIGGRPAAVVGSLHACVPHVEMGPANLVEPELGTVTRGVTLIGGLPAARMGDKTTCGATIVSGAFDVLIGGAA; from the coding sequence ATGCCCCCCGCAGCCCGGACCGGCGACCCCACCGATCACGGCGGCATCCTCGCCACCCCGCCGCCGGGCGCCCTCAAGGTGGAGACGGTGCTGATCGGCGGCCGGCCCGCCGCGGTGGTCGGCAGCCTGCACGCCTGCGTCCCGCACGTGGAGATGGGCCCCGCCAACCTGGTGGAGCCCGAACTCGGCACGGTCACCAGGGGAGTGACGCTGATCGGCGGACTGCCCGCGGCCCGCATGGGCGACAAGACCACCTGCGGAGCCACCATCGTCAGCGGCGCGTTCGACGTGCTGATCGGGGGAGCGGCGTGA
- a CDS encoding VgrG-related protein, with protein MTTPEARGGRPFAADPVVEAPGPLPPVWAAQLVSCDIEDSVGLPDTAVLSFRDADHTFLAATGITIGTALRVSVVTVQGHTQVRLFTGEVTALELEVDTTGSYTVLRASAVTHRLMRGRRVKAFRNMTTADIVREVAAGAGLACGRVDSFPVVHQQLSQANVPDWEFLQFLAQESGAQVRVDDDGKLEFVRPQPASGAPAPATPAPQNPLVLEYGRNLLELRGVLTGAAGADIVEARGWNVTTKSALVAAEPSLTSPGVLPGLSPSVVASAFPGPARLTVADTPYRTQAETTAVARSLAASVAAGFGELEAVVEGNPRLRAGTAVALGNVGAAFSGRYTATGVRHLLEPFRGYRTTVLVSAAPDRSLAGLATGGNAPPRGPRMPGLAVAVVTDVREPGDGQRGWVKLKFPWLDDSYVSDWVRTVQWGGHGGGGVVSPEVNDEVLVGFEQGDLDSPYVLGGLYNGVDRPSPHDVPLVDATAGTVNRRSVVSRSGHRLELLDVPGGSSGIRLASGNGKLEVRLDQQHGEIVLTVHGADGAGTSTVRLSSSGITLDAGTGKVDVRGGSVTIRGTTAATVDGGAQTVIKGAFVHIN; from the coding sequence ATGACCACTCCCGAGGCCCGGGGCGGCCGCCCGTTCGCCGCGGATCCGGTCGTCGAGGCGCCCGGACCGCTGCCGCCGGTCTGGGCGGCCCAGCTGGTGTCCTGCGACATCGAGGATAGCGTGGGTCTGCCCGACACGGCGGTGCTGAGCTTCCGGGACGCGGACCACACCTTCCTCGCCGCGACGGGCATCACCATCGGTACCGCTCTGCGGGTGTCCGTGGTCACCGTGCAGGGGCACACCCAGGTGCGGCTGTTCACCGGTGAGGTGACCGCGCTGGAGCTGGAGGTGGACACCACGGGCTCGTACACCGTGCTGCGGGCCTCGGCGGTGACCCACCGGCTGATGCGCGGGCGCCGGGTGAAGGCCTTCCGGAACATGACCACCGCCGACATCGTCCGCGAGGTCGCCGCGGGCGCGGGCCTGGCCTGCGGGCGGGTCGACTCCTTCCCGGTGGTCCACCAGCAGCTCTCCCAGGCGAACGTCCCGGACTGGGAGTTCCTCCAGTTCCTGGCGCAGGAGAGCGGTGCGCAGGTGCGGGTCGACGACGACGGCAAGCTGGAGTTCGTCCGGCCGCAGCCCGCGTCCGGGGCGCCGGCCCCCGCCACGCCCGCGCCGCAGAACCCGCTGGTGCTGGAGTACGGCCGCAACCTGCTGGAGCTGCGCGGCGTGCTGACCGGCGCGGCCGGCGCGGACATCGTCGAGGCGCGCGGCTGGAACGTCACCACCAAGAGCGCCCTGGTCGCCGCCGAGCCGTCGCTGACCTCGCCGGGCGTACTGCCGGGGCTTAGCCCCTCGGTGGTGGCCTCCGCCTTCCCCGGCCCGGCGCGGCTCACCGTCGCCGACACCCCGTACCGCACCCAGGCGGAGACCACCGCGGTGGCGCGGTCGCTGGCCGCCTCGGTGGCCGCCGGCTTCGGCGAGCTGGAGGCGGTCGTCGAGGGCAATCCGCGGCTGCGGGCGGGCACCGCGGTCGCCCTGGGGAACGTCGGCGCGGCCTTCTCCGGCCGCTACACCGCCACCGGGGTGCGCCACCTCCTCGAACCGTTCCGCGGCTACCGGACCACCGTGCTGGTCAGCGCGGCGCCGGACCGCTCACTGGCCGGACTGGCGACCGGGGGCAACGCGCCGCCGCGCGGGCCGCGGATGCCGGGCCTGGCCGTCGCCGTGGTCACCGACGTCCGGGAGCCGGGCGACGGGCAGCGCGGCTGGGTGAAGCTGAAGTTCCCCTGGCTGGACGACAGTTACGTCTCCGACTGGGTGCGCACCGTGCAGTGGGGCGGCCACGGGGGCGGCGGCGTGGTCAGCCCCGAGGTCAACGACGAGGTGCTGGTCGGCTTCGAGCAGGGCGACCTGGACAGCCCCTACGTGCTGGGCGGCCTCTACAACGGCGTGGACCGGCCCTCGCCGCACGACGTGCCGCTGGTCGACGCGACCGCCGGGACGGTCAACCGCCGCTCGGTGGTGTCCCGTTCGGGTCACCGGCTGGAACTGCTGGACGTACCGGGCGGCAGCTCCGGCATCCGGTTGGCCAGCGGGAACGGGAAGTTGGAGGTCCGGCTGGACCAGCAGCACGGGGAGATCGTCCTGACCGTGCACGGCGCGGACGGCGCGGGGACGAGCACGGTGCGGCTCTCCTCCTCCGGCATCACCCTCGACGCGGGCACCGGCAAGGTCGATGTGCGCGGCGGATCGGTGACGATCCGGGGTACGACGGCGGCCACGGTGGACGGCGGGGCCCAGACGGTGATCAAGGGGGCGTTCGTGCACATCAACTGA
- a CDS encoding CIS tube protein, translating to MSPAVPASVTRAQLTIMEPPSTVGAQPGGAIARLPLQFNPATLVLRKTTEWRRTPSRMAGQSALPEFVGSGPRSLSLDVFLDSTATHDNSVERAVEQLMTACVPTPTSLARKTPASPWIRLDWGTLTTTSFNGVLTGLSVTYTLFDVDGNPLRAVCSLSIDEASVDPAGQNPTSGSPEARSTHRVIAGDSLPLLAWRAYGDATAWRTIAEANDIDDPLALVPGAELIVPGIDELTRGGRR from the coding sequence ATGTCCCCGGCGGTCCCCGCGAGCGTCACCCGGGCCCAACTGACCATCATGGAGCCCCCGTCCACGGTCGGCGCCCAGCCCGGCGGCGCGATCGCGCGGCTTCCGCTGCAGTTCAACCCGGCGACGCTGGTGCTCCGCAAGACCACCGAGTGGCGGCGCACGCCGTCCCGGATGGCGGGCCAGTCGGCCTTGCCGGAGTTCGTCGGCAGCGGTCCGCGTTCGCTCTCGCTCGACGTGTTCCTGGACTCGACCGCGACCCACGACAACTCGGTGGAGCGGGCGGTGGAGCAGCTGATGACGGCCTGCGTGCCCACCCCGACGAGTCTTGCGCGCAAGACGCCGGCCAGTCCGTGGATCCGGCTGGACTGGGGCACCCTGACGACGACCTCGTTCAACGGGGTGCTGACCGGCCTGTCGGTCACCTACACGCTCTTCGACGTGGACGGCAATCCGCTGCGCGCGGTGTGTTCCCTCTCCATCGACGAGGCCAGCGTCGACCCGGCCGGGCAGAACCCGACCTCCGGTTCGCCGGAGGCGCGCAGCACCCACCGGGTGATCGCGGGCGACAGCCTGCCGCTGCTGGCCTGGCGCGCGTACGGGGACGCGACGGCCTGGCGCACCATCGCGGAGGCCAACGACATCGACGATCCGCTGGCCCTGGTCCCGGGCGCGGAGCTGATCGTGCCGGGGATCGACGAACTCACCCGGGGCGGTCGGCGATGA
- a CDS encoding phage tail protein, translating to MTDNIFASSVFFSLTIGGNDLGEFTTCSGLGAQVEIEQYAEGGNNGFAWQLPGRITWSNITLTRAVTADSAKIARWLGEIVRKVEPKDGEIVALRPDLSRIVGWQVLGIVPVRWEGPSFDPANSQAAVESLEIAHAGLRPS from the coding sequence ATGACCGACAACATCTTCGCGAGCAGCGTGTTCTTCAGCCTGACCATCGGCGGCAACGACCTGGGCGAGTTCACCACCTGTTCGGGTCTCGGCGCCCAGGTCGAGATCGAGCAGTACGCGGAGGGCGGCAACAACGGTTTCGCCTGGCAGCTGCCGGGCCGCATCACCTGGTCGAACATCACGCTGACCCGCGCCGTCACCGCGGACAGCGCCAAGATCGCGCGGTGGCTGGGCGAGATCGTCCGCAAGGTCGAGCCGAAGGACGGCGAGATCGTGGCGCTGCGGCCGGACTTGAGCCGGATCGTCGGCTGGCAGGTGCTGGGGATCGTCCCGGTGCGCTGGGAGGGTCCGTCCTTCGATCCCGCCAACTCCCAGGCGGCGGTGGAGAGTCTGGAGATCGCCCACGCGGGCCTGCGCCCGTCCTGA